In the Onychostoma macrolepis isolate SWU-2019 chromosome 09, ASM1243209v1, whole genome shotgun sequence genome, one interval contains:
- the c09h3orf38 gene encoding uncharacterized protein C3orf38 homolog, translated as MSKLSMKEQSGCRKLLRLLPLDDLFALKDTVTNRLIAVESTQEAIEAIITYSQDAEELLKRKKVHRDVIFKYLANEGVAMLPNSDKQQLIRRTIEYWSSGEISKREKNTVVSEDVGDGLSDLPALGKQFCQWFFTLLNSQNPTQGQPAQDWGPQHFWQDVRLRLLSCTGERRVDEFNGAELVSQRLHAFAGQEHLLFCPNMEGQGLKCISSAHGLVLVAIAGTIHRDNACLGIFEKVFGLIRSPIDNNRWKVKFVNVKVEAQSAITDKQLPVITYDSKELLSLCD; from the exons ATGTCAAAGTTGTCAATGAAAGAGCAAAGTGGCTGTCGAAAACTGTTAAGATTATTACCCCTGGACGACTTGTTCGCCCTTAAAGATACAGTAACGAATCGACTGATCGCTGTAGAGAGCACGCAAG AGGCCATCGAGGCCATCATAACTTACTCACAGGATGCTGAGGAGCTCCTCAAAAGAAAGAAGGTGCACCGGGATGTCATTTTTAAGTATCTTGCCAATGAAGGAGTTGCCATGCTCCCTAATAGTGATAAACAACAGCTGATCAGGAGAACCATTGAGTACTGGTCATCTGGTGAG ATCTCAAAGCGTGAGAAGAACACCGTGGTTTCAGAAGATGTTGGAGATGGTCTGTCAGACCTTCCAGCTTTGGGAAAACAGTTTTGCCAGTGGTTCTTCACTCTTCTGAACTCTCAAAACCCCACTCAAGGACAACCGGCTCAAGATTGGGGTCCTCAGCATTTCTGGCAGGATGTGAGACTTCGGCTTCTCTCATGTACTGGAGAGCGGCGTGTAGATGAGTTCAACGGGGCAGAGCTGGTCAGCCAGCGGCTTCATGCTTTTGCAGGACAAGAGCATCTGTTGTTCTGCCCGAACATGGAGGGTCAAGGGTTAAAGTGTATATCTTCAGCTCATGGACTGGTGTTAGTGGCCATAGCTGGGACCATCCACCGTGACAATGCCTGCCTTGGGATTTTTGAGAAAGTGTTTGGCCTCATTCGCTCACCAATTGACAATAATCGCTGGAAAGTAAAGTTTGTGAATGTGAAAGTGGAAGCACAAAGTGCCATCACAGACAAACAGTTACCAGTTATTACATACGACTCAAAAGAGTTGCTGAGCCTTTGCGACTGA